A window of Bacteroidota bacterium genomic DNA:
ATACCTACACTTTCTAAAATTTCGAGAGCTTCGTTAATAATTTTCTGAACAGCTTCTGATTTATTACTCTTGCTGATGTAATTCTTCATTTTTTAGAATAGAGATAAAACTTGATTGGGTTGCATATTATTTTCTATAATTTCAAGAGGGGAATAAAGTTGGTCTGTTTTAAAGCATTCTTTTAGTGAGGTTGCTAACTGATAAGCGAGTAGCGGGGGAACTGCGTTACCAATCTGATTAAATCTTTGTGTTTCATTACCAATAAACTCAAACCAATCAGGAAAACTCTGTAACCGAGCAGCTTCATTATGAAGCAACCTTCTTCGTCTACCATCTTTTAATCTCACGCGTTGCATATCGCCTGTTGCTCCTGCAAGATTTCTGCAAGTCAAAGTCCTTGCTGGTTTTTCAAAGTATAAATCTCTAGGGTTAATACAGTGAGAGGCTTTTTCATATTTTGCAACATAAGCATCCATAGAGGGAGTTAGAAACTTACTATCACTTGGAGCGTTGAACATTGTATCGCCGATAGCTTCCCCAACAGTTACTTTCCTATTATGTGTCTGCGGAAAATTGAATTTTGCCCTGTGTCCAAATACAAAAAGTCGCTCTCTATTTTGAGGCACTCCATAGTTTACCGCATTTAAAAGCTTATAATCAATTATATACCCCAGTTTTCTTAGTTCGATTAATATCAAATCAAAATACCATTTGTTACCATAAAGAAGTCCCCTAACATTTTCAAACATAAAAACCTTGGGGTGCAGCTTTTTTACAGCATCAATAAAAATTGGAAATCCATCTCTTGCATCTTTTATGCCTTTTTGATACCCACCAACACTAAAAGGTTGACATGGTGGACCTCCAATAATGATATCAGCTTGGGGATAATCAAAATCAAGATCAAGTTTTACATTAAAACATTCCCCCGCTAAATTTTTATTATATGTATTACAAGAGGCATTATCCATTTCAAACCCGATAGTCTTATAACCAGCTGCCTCAAATCCAAGGGACAATCCTCCACAACCTGCAAACAAATCAAGAACTATTTCTCTTTCGGTAATTTTAGGTCTTAAAACCTCATTTATATATTTGACATACTCAGTCATTTCATCTTTACTAATTCAAAAGTAAACAAAACCAATCTTTTTGTTGTGATTACGCGAGTTTTCGTGTCAAATATTCTTTAGGCAGACATCGTTAATAGGGCATTCAATCACTTTCCAATACAAAACTTGCTGAAAATATTGGCCAGCAGGTCGTCAGTAGTAATGTCACCCACTATTTCACCTAAATGGTGTAGCGAGCGGCGAATATCAAAGGCCAGCAGCTCGCCGGTTATGCCGCTATCCAATCCGTTTACAACGGCTTCAAGAGCGGTGGCGGTGTGTTGCAGGGCTTCGTAGTGGCGCAGGTTGGTAATAATGGTTTGGTCGGCAGTGTGGGTATGGGTGTTGGCAAAAGTTTCAAGGGCGGCCAACAATGGGGCAATATTTTTTTCTTTAGATGATATTACTACCACATCGCCCAAGTGGGCATATTGTTGTTGCAGTTGTTGGGGGTTGTGGCCTTCGGCTTTGTTTCCCACCAGCAGCAGTTTGCCTGTAAAATCGTTCAGTACCTCCAACTCGGCGGCAAGGGTTTGGGGTGTGGTGGTGTTTACATCAAACAGGTAGATAACAAGGGCGGCGGTTTTTATTTTCTCGTGCGTGCGGCCAATACCAATGGTTTCTATCTCGCTATCGCTGTGGGTGCGTATGCCTGCGGTATCAATAAACCTAAACACTATGCCGTTTAGCTGCATGGCCTCCTCTATGGTATCGCGGGTGGTGCCTGCTATATCGCTCACTATGGCTCGTTCTTCGTTTAGCAGGGCGTTTAGCAGGGTGCTTTTGCCTGCATTGGGTTTGCCTGCTATTACGGTAGGTATGCCGTTTTTTATCACATTACCCAGTTTGAAGGATTGTTGCAGGTTGTTTACCACTCCCAATATTTCGTACACAAGGGCTTTCAGTTGGTCGCGGTTGGCAAACTCAACGTCTTCTTCGGCAAAATCTAACTCTAATTCTATCAGCGAGGCAAAGTTTACCAATCGCTCCCTAAGCATTCGTATCTTTTCAGAGTAGCCGCCACGCATTTGGTTCATGGCGGTTTTAAGGGCGGCTTCGCTATCGGCATTTATAATATCGGCAACGGCCTCGGCTTGTGATAAATCAAGTTTTTTGTTGAGGAAAGCACGCAGGGTGTATTCGCCCGGTTGGGCAAGCCTTGCACCGTTGTGCACCAATAGTTCCAGTACTTTTTGCAGTATGTATTGCGACCCGTGACAGCTTATTTCGGCAACGTCTTCGCCTGTGTATGAGTTGGGGGTTTTAAAGATGGAAACCAGTACTTCATCAAGCACGGTATCGCCGTCTTTTATCTTGCCAAAATGCAGGGTATGGCTGGGCTTTTCAGCCAAGTTTTTAACGGTAAATATTTTATCAAGTATGGCAAAGGTGTTGCTGCCGCTAAGTCGTATAATGCCTATGGCTCCTACACCGCTGGGTGTGGCAAGGGCTGCAATGGTATCGGCGGGGTTGTATCCTCTCACAGTATCAATCTTTCCGCAAAATTACGGGACGCAGTTGATATTCGTCGGCAGAAAGTGTGTATTCGGTTTTTACAAATTTGCCATATACCCAGTTTGCCAAGAGTACTAAGGGTACTGGAGCTGCTAAATACAGCATTTGGGTGCCTAAGTTATAAATACCGCTGCCTGTATTGATAAGGTAGGCCAGTTCTAACACGGCTGAAGCGGCCAGTATATTACCGCCGTACACCCAAACGGCTTTGTTGGGTATAAGGTACCTTTTTTTATCGATGCGCACTTTTTCAATATCGGCGTAGGCTACTGTGTAAGTGGCAAACTCAATGGCCGAGTCTTTTAGTTTTAGAATTTTATCGGTAAAGTAGCCAACGTCGGTTTTTAGCTTGTAGGTGATTTCCTGCCCTTCGTAAAAAGTGTATTTCTTACCATTGCCTTGTTTGCCCAATATCATAAAGTTAATGGGCTGTGCCTTTGCACTGATAAACAATCCTATAAGTGCAATTATTCCTATAAAACGTGGAAGGCTATAGTTGGGCGTCATTATTTTTATTCGTTATCTCCCAGCTTTTATCGGCCAGAAGTATCATACTTGCAATATACTCATCATAGGGCATTTTTTTACCCCATTCGTCGGGAGCAATCATAGTAATAACGTCTTTTCCGTTTTTTCGGTATAAGTGATACTGCTGTCCTACTTCGGGGGTAAAGCGAAGGTCGGCTTCATATATTCTTCTCGAAATTTCGACCCGTTCTTCAATTTTTCTTACCTGCTCCAAAATCAACTCGGCTTGTTTGCGAAGCAACAATATTTGCTGGTTGGCGTGTTGCTGCATCGATTCGTAGGCAGTGGCTTTTATCAGCCGTTTGTCTTCGGTTTTTATGGGCGGCGAGCTTACCGTAAGCGGATAAGGAGCAAACGATGCTTCGCCTTCGTACAAGGGTTTATCTTTTTCGGGGTCTTTCAAAGCAGTTCAAATTTAAGCATAAAACAAGCGTTTGGCTATTTTGTTGGAGTGAGAATCTGAAATGTGGGTGTGGGGGTATCAAATTCACCCAAACAAACCCCATATTTGCGTTGTTCATCGTTGTTAGCATGGCAAAAAAGAGTAAAAACGCCCGTTGGGGAATTATTGTACTGATTATATTTCATTTGGTAGGGTTAGTGGGCTTCAATATCCCTTCGCTAAAGCCAATGTTTATGCAATTAGTGCCCTACCATTTGCTGTTGTGTTTAGGGGTACTGCTGGCATTTCACCAACCGTGGAAAGGAAAGTTTGTGTTGGGAGCAATTTTGGTAATGTTTGCAGGCTGGGCTATTGAGTGGGTAGGCGTTGAAACAGGAAAAATATTCGGCAGCTACCACTACGGGGCTACTTTGGGAAAAAAGTTTGACGGTATTCCGCTGATTATTGGCGTTAACTGGTTTATACTGCTATACAGCAGCTTATTATTAGCCGAAATGATTACCAAGTTAAACTGGCTTAAATGTGTGTTGGCAGGAATTTTTATGGTGCTGATGGACATACTGATAGAGCCTGTGGCCGTTCGCTATGATTATTGGCAGTGGCATACGTTGCACATTCCTATACAAAACTACATAGCATGGGGTGTATTTGGCACTTTGCTGGCTTTTGGTTTTAGCAGTATAAAATTAAAACTGCAAAACCCTGTGGCTGTGCCACTTTACGCAATACAGCTTGTTTTTTTTATGATAATGAATGTTTTGCTATGAACCAAAACGCCATAGCTTTGTTTATTGATTTTGAACCGAAGAAACCATGAAAAAAGTGATAACATACGTAATTATATTGGGTGCTGTGGCCTTAGTGGCCTTGGCTTTTGTGTTGCCAAAGAAAGATAAAGCACCTGCAGCACCAGCAAACAGTGATGTACCAAAAACCTTTCACGAGTTGAGTTTGAAAACGCTTGACGGAAAAGGACAAATAAACTTTGCCGATTACAAAGGCAAAAAAGTTTTGTGCGTAAACGTAGCCAGCGAATGCGGTTATACTTACCAATACGAAGATTTGCAAAAATTATCAGAGCGATATAAAGATACGTTGGTAATTGTAGGATTCCCCTGCAACCAATTTGGCGGCCAAGAGCCGGGCGCACCTGAAGAGATAGCCACGTTTTGCCAAAAGAATTACGGTGTTTCTTTTCCGTTAACAGAAAAGATTGAAGTAAAAGGCGACAACCAACATCCTGTTTACCAATGGCTAACTAAGAAACAATACAACGGTGTGGATGATTACAGCGTAGCGTGGAATTTTAACAAGTTTTTGTTGGACGAAAACGGTAAGCTGATGGCTCATTTTGGGTCTAAAACCAAACCGTTCGACGCTGATTTAATTAAACTTATTGAGAAGAAAGCACAATAATGCACACTGCGTTTAACATTGCTGTAGTTATTGCTACTTTTTTGGTGATGGAGTTTATGGCGTGGTTTACCCATAAATATGTGATGCACGGGTTGATGTGGTATTTTCATTACGACCACCACAACGGACGCAAAGGTTTCTTTGAGCGCAACGATGTTTTCTTCTTGATTTTTGCCATACCCGGTTGGTTATTCACCATGTTTGGTATGATGCACGGCAACGACTGGAAACTGTTTGTGGGCATTGGTATCATATTGTACGGACTTGCTTATTTTTTGGTGCATGATGTGTACATACACCAACGTTTTAAGTGGTTTAAAAACAGCAATTGGATATATTTTAGAGCCATACGCCGTGCCCACCGCGCCCACCACAGTCATTTAGATAAACACAAAGGAGAATCTTTCGGGATGCTGATTGTGGGACGTAAATACTGGCAACAGGCAAGAAACAGTAAATAATCCCTTGCGATTCCCTAACTTTGTGATACACCAAAGGGAATCAATACGTTATTGAAAAAGGTTTCAGCAGTTTTATTATTTCTTTTTGCCACTTTTTTTGCCCAAGCTGAACGGTTAAATACTCTTGCCGAAATTTACGAAGAGCCGGGCAAGCAAACTATTGCCCAACTGTACAAAGGCACTACCATTTATGTGGGCGAGCAAAACAAAGGCTGGGTAAAAATTATTGCCGTAGTGCAAGCTGCCAAAGCAGGCTACGACGAATACACGCTCACGCTCCCCCAAAAAACACAGTTATTTACTACTGATAATCAACTTACAGGGTTTGCTTCGGGTAAACTAAAATTGCCCGCAGGCTATTACTACACCGATACTAAAGTGGTGTTTGAGTTGGTTGGGTATATCCGCATCTCTGAAATTGATTCTAATTGGGTGCCCGAAAGGGTGTTTGCCAAAATGGTAGATTCAGCCCTCAGCAATATTTCTTTTGTTGATTTAGCCCCCCGCTTGGATAGTTTCGGTTTTTTCAGTCCTTTGGCCGATAGCGGTTTCGCTGCGTTTCAGCTAAACGAAGTGGTGGGAATTAATTATAAAAACCCTGCGCAACGTCTCAAACTGGTGTTTTATCAAAACCGGTTGGTGGCTATTTTCCACAAATACCCGTTTTTATTAAAAACCAAAGAGGTTATTATAGTAAGCGGTCGCGAGAACTTGATTTACCTCCGCGACTTAAACGCCCGCGAAAAACGCATTTTCGGTAAGTTGTTTCTGGGGGAGTGAGGGATTTTAGTAAATTCTTGTATAGGAGGTGATTAAAAAAAATTTATATTAAAATTTGCTTAAATGTAAGTTCCTATATAAAAAATGTGCTCTGTTTTTAGCAACTTCATGCTCGATAAAGGTTTGATAAATTGATAAGTCATCTAGCTAACAATTTTTTTTTGCTATCTCAAAGTCTGCCAGCATTGAAATATTTTTTGGGTGATTGGTTTTTGAAACCTCAATTTGTTCACCAGTATCACAATCAAGACATGTAATAGAATTATCGTCTATAGATAATCCACTTATTTCCAGTTCTATTTGCTTAGAATAGTTGTGATTTTTTATTTTTTCTTCAATATCCAAGAAAATTGGGCTACATATTAATGAATATTTCCAGCCACCTGCTAACAGTATAGCTTCTTCAATTGATATTTTTTCAAGCAATATTCTTTTGTTTTGACGATTTAGAACCAAACCACAATTAGCATATTCTTTAAGTTTTTTCTGAAGTTTTTCAACCTCCTTTTTCATTAATACTACAGACTGTTCTGGCAGAAACAATATGTTAACAACATTTATAAATCGCAAAAGAATAGGCATCCCAATCGGGCCAGTGTATGAATAATTTTCTTTATGTATTAAAAAATTTCTAACACCTCTTAAATTGTGTAGTTCACATTGAATCATTTTCTTTGGCTCAGCCGCTGTACAATCGTTAATTAGACGATTATACTCCTTTGACTTATCTTTTTGCGCGCCATTTTTTAAAGATACAGAATGTGATAGCGAAATTGATAACTGTTTACATCTAGTTTTAACACACCTTTCCAGTAAAACCACTGACTTTTCGATAGCTTCATCATATAAAGGATAATAATAGTAGGCAAATGCCATGAGATACTCTATTACTTTATAGTTTTCTACAATTTTATCAGGAACAGAGGGATGGAATTTTGCTTCAAATGCAAAGTTCAGCAAGTATTTTTCATAACCCTCACTCCCCCAAATACCCCATCGTTCATCAGCAATATGATATTTCATTTAATCACTTTTTATAAATTATCGTTAAAAGTATAATTTGAGAATCTAAATATACATATACTTTAAGAAACTACTACTACGTCATTAGAGCTTCTTTACACGATTATACCGATATCTCAATGTGTAATTGTTTTTTGAATTAAAAGAGAAGTAGAGACCAACAGCATCAATAAGCTACACCAGTTTCGCGATGACGTATATCGGTACAGCCCTTTGTCATTCTGACCGCAGGGAAGAACCTTATTTGAAATGTGTTTACAAAACGGGATAAGATGCTTCACTATCGTTCAGCAGGACAAGTGCGGAGGGTTTCCTGAGCCTGTCGAAGGAGTGCGACGGATATTTCATAAAGTCAACATTATCTTCAAACATAGAAGCTTGAAAGAGCAAATAATCAGTAGGATTGATGCTTTTGCAACGGATTAAAATCCGTTGCTTTTGCGATTACCGTGTTGGTAAGGACTTAAGTCCTTACCAACACGGTAATTTTAACAGCGAGGGGTTTCAACTCCATGCTTGTCATTCTGACCGCAGGGAAGAATCTTATAGCAACGTTGTTAACACAGACTACCGAGGGTGCTTCACTACCGTTCAGCATAAGATTTTTCGATTTGTAGTAAAAATGACAGGTGATTTTCTGATACGAAGCAGCAATTTCAAGAACTTACCATCAAAGTGTTTATGCAACATTTGGTTGCCAAACAATGTCCTGTTTTGTATGAACGGGTTAAAAGAACTAATCGGGCAATTTTCTGCTAAACCCCAACGGTTGTTGCTTATAGATAGTATAGGTGCAGCAGTTACCGTAGCTTTGTTGTTAGGCGTTGTAAAAACCAATCCTTTACTCTTCGGCGTTCCGCCAACAATAATAAACTACCTATCGGCAATAGCAGTTGTTTTCTGTTTGTATTCTCTTACAAGCTATTTTGCGCCCAACAATAAGCACAAACTTTTGCTTAAGATAATTAGTGTTGCTAACGCCACATACGCTATAATCACATGGGTAACTCTTGGTTACAATTTAGCAG
This region includes:
- a CDS encoding carotenoid biosynthesis protein, translating into MLRLRTRVYLFRGLSKQFKFKHKTSVWLFCWSENLKCGCGGIKFTQTNPIFALFIVVSMAKKSKNARWGIIVLIIFHLVGLVGFNIPSLKPMFMQLVPYHLLLCLGVLLAFHQPWKGKFVLGAILVMFAGWAIEWVGVETGKIFGSYHYGATLGKKFDGIPLIIGVNWFILLYSSLLLAEMITKLNWLKCVLAGIFMVLMDILIEPVAVRYDYWQWHTLHIPIQNYIAWGVFGTLLAFGFSSIKLKLQNPVAVPLYAIQLVFFMIMNVLL
- a CDS encoding DNA cytosine methyltransferase, translated to MTEYVKYINEVLRPKITEREIVLDLFAGCGGLSLGFEAAGYKTIGFEMDNASCNTYNKNLAGECFNVKLDLDFDYPQADIIIGGPPCQPFSVGGYQKGIKDARDGFPIFIDAVKKLHPKVFMFENVRGLLYGNKWYFDLILIELRKLGYIIDYKLLNAVNYGVPQNRERLFVFGHRAKFNFPQTHNRKVTVGEAIGDTMFNAPSDSKFLTPSMDAYVAKYEKASHCINPRDLYFEKPARTLTCRNLAGATGDMQRVRLKDGRRRRLLHNEAARLQSFPDWFEFIGNETQRFNQIGNAVPPLLAYQLATSLKECFKTDQLYSPLEIIENNMQPNQVLSLF
- a CDS encoding glutathione peroxidase, with amino-acid sequence MKKVITYVIILGAVALVALAFVLPKKDKAPAAPANSDVPKTFHELSLKTLDGKGQINFADYKGKKVLCVNVASECGYTYQYEDLQKLSERYKDTLVIVGFPCNQFGGQEPGAPEEIATFCQKNYGVSFPLTEKIEVKGDNQHPVYQWLTKKQYNGVDDYSVAWNFNKFLLDENGKLMAHFGSKTKPFDADLIKLIEKKAQ
- a CDS encoding carotene hydroxylase is translated as MHTAFNIAVVIATFLVMEFMAWFTHKYVMHGLMWYFHYDHHNGRKGFFERNDVFFLIFAIPGWLFTMFGMMHGNDWKLFVGIGIILYGLAYFLVHDVYIHQRFKWFKNSNWIYFRAIRRAHRAHHSHLDKHKGESFGMLIVGRKYWQQARNSK
- a CDS encoding DUF2452 domain-containing protein, which produces MKDPEKDKPLYEGEASFAPYPLTVSSPPIKTEDKRLIKATAYESMQQHANQQILLLRKQAELILEQVRKIEERVEISRRIYEADLRFTPEVGQQYHLYRKNGKDVITMIAPDEWGKKMPYDEYIASMILLADKSWEITNKNNDAQL
- the mnmE gene encoding tRNA uridine-5-carboxymethylaminomethyl(34) synthesis GTPase MnmE — protein: MDTVRGYNPADTIAALATPSGVGAIGIIRLSGSNTFAILDKIFTVKNLAEKPSHTLHFGKIKDGDTVLDEVLVSIFKTPNSYTGEDVAEISCHGSQYILQKVLELLVHNGARLAQPGEYTLRAFLNKKLDLSQAEAVADIINADSEAALKTAMNQMRGGYSEKIRMLRERLVNFASLIELELDFAEEDVEFANRDQLKALVYEILGVVNNLQQSFKLGNVIKNGIPTVIAGKPNAGKSTLLNALLNEERAIVSDIAGTTRDTIEEAMQLNGIVFRFIDTAGIRTHSDSEIETIGIGRTHEKIKTAALVIYLFDVNTTTPQTLAAELEVLNDFTGKLLLVGNKAEGHNPQQLQQQYAHLGDVVVISSKEKNIAPLLAALETFANTHTHTADQTIITNLRHYEALQHTATALEAVVNGLDSGITGELLAFDIRRSLHHLGEIVGDITTDDLLANIFSKFCIGK